The Amaranthus tricolor cultivar Red isolate AtriRed21 chromosome 2, ASM2621246v1, whole genome shotgun sequence genome contains the following window.
taatttgtaCTAATTAAACTATTTAGCACATTTATAAAATACGTTTTACAATCTAAAAACTAACTACATTGACTAGAATTAATAAGTAGAATAAGTGGCAacctaatactccctccgaaccaatttagttgtcccatttccttatttgacaaagtctttttagttgtctcatttctatttttgtcaatctatttttacctaaatatccttagttcacacaagtaattacgaatatacccccatgtaccttacttacccaactacccttttTCATTACTTACCCTTttctacttaccctttactacttaccctttactacttaccctttttaatggactccacacaatccttaataaccgtgcccaagcaaacgggacatctaaattgattcggagggagtataattttcaTAACAAGGTTTTAATCAACTGAGCTAATTTGTAATAAATCTTACTTCAACACAGCTTGGAGGAAGACGATCGCCTGAGAATCCGAATCACTGATGCCGACCGCCCTCGATGGGAAATTCCCAACAACGTCCTCCCTCGAAAACCACCACCAAAACCACCAACCTCCCACCAACACCATTGGGACCCACATTCAAAAACCAAATTCAAATCAATCATACTCACACGCCCTCAATCTGACCTCATTTTCACTCTTTTTACCACCACTCCTTTTGGCTTCTCCATCACTCGCAAATCCACCAATGACCTCCTCTTCGACACCCGACCCGATCCGTCTAACCCCACCACCTTCCTTATCTTCAAGGATCAATACCTCCACCTCTCCTCCTCCCTTCCGGGCCATCGGGCTCACCTCTATGGGCTTGGAGAGCACACCAAGCCCACCTTCCAACTGGCCCATAACCAGTCCTTTACGCTTTGGAATGCCGACATTAGTAGCGCAGCTAAGGATGTTAACTTGTATGGGTCCCACCCATTTTACATGGATGTACGGTCCTCGCCGGTGGTAGGGTCCACTCATGGAGTATTGCTGTTGAATAGTAATGGAATGGATGTTGAGTATACAGGTGATCGAATTACATACAGGGTTATTGGTGGTATTATTGATCTTTATGTATTTGGTGGGCCCACGCCTGTGGCGGTTATCGATCAGTATACTCAGCTCATTGGCCGTCCAACTATGATGCCTTATTGGGCTTTTGGtaatctttctttcttcaaaaatttatattcaaTACTAGAAATTTTTGCGATACCTaaatttattagtataaatattatattatatagattaatttattgaatatataactttttaaaactaaaaactaaTTACTTAAGCTTATAATTGTAATGTAGAATCAcaagtcaaataaaaaaataaaaataaaaggaacagaatatataaattaaaattatttgcacCACAAAAATATAAGTTTAGCGACCGTTAAAAACTAATGTCATAAAGTTGGCAACAATATGGTGAGGGAAACACATGTTTGTtgcaactttttaaaaatagaatacAATGTTGGATACAGATTTGGCTATAGATATGTCTATAGCCAATTGGTTGGCTATAGACTTGATTATAGATGTGTCTTAAAAATTAAAGCTGAATGAAAAAAGTACATGTGACGACAATGACAATGTGATGGCGAAAGAAACATGTCACTGTCGCCAGTTATGGCAAAGGGTTTAGCATTGTTTGACTTTTAGCAACAACGTTTTTGGCGAATGACATAAACTGACGccaaattttttttagtgttgCTAAGAAAACTGAAACCTCTAACCCCATGCAATACCAACACTTAATTACCACTAAACCACCAACTTTACTACTTTTGTAACAATATTCAATCctatataatcaaaaaatttgCAAGAGCCGAACTAAATAATTGGCCGCAAGTGTGGACTACAAGATTGAACGACGTGGTCATGCCAATCCCCAATGTGTATACTTCGtgttaaaaaaggaaatgaattGAAtgcaagtaagtaaatggaagcATACACAATTGACAATAGAGAATGGTTGTTGTGTTATAATGTTGCAGGTTTTCATCAATGTCGTTTTGGTTATCATGATATAAATGAAGTAGAAACGGTGGTGGATAGATATGCAGAAGCTAAAATCCCTTTGGAAGTAATGTGGACTGATATTGATTATATGGATGCATATAAGGATTTCACTCTTGATCCTCTTAATTTTCCTCTTGAAAAAGTGCAGCATTTTGTTACAAAACTTCACACTAATGGACAGAAATATgtaatcatcattgatcctggtatgATTTGATACACTACATTCATAATTATTAGTTGACTATTGTTGGAACATTTAGAGTCAGTTTGGACATTTTTCATGTGTTAGGTATATAGTGGGACAATTGAGTATTACAATTTAATGTTTAAACTTCTTTAAAACATTTGGCAAGTATTTAATGAAACAAAGCAAACAGAGAGCTCGTAAGCAAGCGCTCGTTTGAGCACATTGGCAAGTGCTCGTTTGAGCGGTATATGTCAAAGTATGGTTGTAAGCATCCGACCCCTCAAACTGCGCTAGGTAGAAGCTctaagagtatataacatattgtggggcctcaaccatcagcttaaacttttggttgagttggtttcttgacatggtatcaaaagccaacgtgacaagagttCACAGGTTCGAatttcaaccacccctcatttaaagtaaaatatttagTCCCGTGTATGAGAAGGGTATGTGTAGGATACACAATTCTATCCCAacgggctctcgtgtgaggggcgtgttagattatataacatatcataagGCCTCAAccaccatcagcttaagcttttggttgagttgattctttAACAAAAGCCAATGTAGGAGTCACTTCATTGCATTAGAATAAGTGTCATTAATTGGTGAATTGGTTATTCAACACCCAAAAAGAGATACATTTCATTACGTCAGTGTCATTAAGTAGCTCTTACTTAGACAGGGTTTGAGAGGTTAGATATACGCAACCTTACTCTGTTAGACTTTATAATCAGTCATTCATGTCTACTAAACTTTGCTTTGGTTTGTTCTTCAACACAGGTATAAGTACAACCAATTCATATGGAACTCTCATTAGAGGAATGCAATCTGATATCTTCATCAAGCGCGATGGCATACCATACCTAGGTTCCAGTTGGCCAGGACCTGTGTACTTCCCCGACTTCCTAAAACCCGCTACGCAAACCTTTTGGACTGATGAGATCAAAAGATTTCGAGATCTTTTGCCCTTTGATGGCTTATGGATCGACATGAACGAAGTATCAAACTCTATAACATCAGAACCGACATCAGGATCATCCCTCGACAACCCACCTTACAAGATCAATGATTCAGGGGATCATAGACCTTTTCTGGCAAGAACAATGCCTGCAACAGCTTTGCATTATGGAAATATAACAGAATACAATGTTCATAACATGTATGGATACCTTGAATCTAGGGCTACCCATGATGCACTTGTTTCAGTCACAAAAGAAAGGCCATTTGTACTTACTAGGTCTACATTTGTTGGGTCTGGGAGGTATGCTGCACATTGGACTGGTGATAATGCTGCAGAATGGATTGATTTAGAGTATTCTATTCCTGCTATATTGAACTTTGGACTGTTTGGAATCCCTATGGTTGGTGCTGATATTTGTGGGTTTGGTGAGGACACAACAGAGGAGCTTTGTCGTCGATGGATACAGGTAACTCAGGGTGCTTAATCCCTTGATCTTATGATCAGACTTCGACCTCTCAACCATTAGTACCTTAattatcagcttaagcttttagttgagttggtttttgACATAGTATCAGAAGCCAGCGTGACAAGAGATCAAGGGTTTGAGTTCCATATGAGATATCagaagtggaatatttagtgtCAAGTATGAAGAGGCCGACATGTGCTTTATCCACATACTTCTAACCCAAAATGCTCTCATATGGTATGCCACTTCTGATATCTCATATGAGTGGCcacgttagagtatataatatatcctagaccttaaccatcaacttaagttgttaattgagttggttcctgGACAGAATTCACTTACTTTGTGCTGACTGATTGCAGTTGGGTGCATTCTATCCCTTCTCAAGAGACCATTCAGAAAAGTCTACAATTCATCAAGAACTCTATTTATGGGAATCAGTAGCTGCATCAGCAAGAAAAGTGCTCGGCCTTCGTTACAAACTTCTTCCTTACTTCTACACATTAATGTACGAGTCGAATCTGCGAGGAACCCCGATTGCACGACCCTTGTTCTTTACATTCCCGGAAGACACCACAACTTACGGAATCAGCTCACAATTTGTTATAGGCAAAGGACTGATGGTTTCACCTGTTCTGAACCCTGGTGAAGTATCTATCAATGCATACTTCCCTCAAGGAAAGTGGTTCGACATGTTTAATTACTCCAATTCAGTGATATCTAGAGGAGCTTATGTTACTCTTGATGCACCCCCTGATCATATCAATGTTCACATCCTTGAAGGTAATTATACCAATTATAGCAAGTTTAATTTTATCGAGTTGAGAAACTCTTTGGCTGCGCTCTCTTTTATAGGTATGAATTGCCGCCTTTTTTCCCTTTTCATACCCTGATCATCGTTtcctatgagcggaatacactgggtatgataatGATAGCAAGTTTAATTTGCAAGTTGCAACCTATTTTTAGTTTGGGAAATTGTCAATAATGAACTAACATGTACTTGATctgctgaaaataaatttataaattgtttaattttaaataaatccacatattaattatatttgctaaaaatagatttaCCTATTTCTACTGAAATTACACCAACTTTCCATTAACATATCTATCATTTAGTACCGATTATCAAACAGACCGTAAAAGATAAAACATTATCAATTGATGAATAAAATTTACTATGCATGTATAGCAACTTATTCCAATCAGATCTAGAATATCTTTATTAATACTTGATTTCTCTATACTTATTCACCAAGTCTTATATAAGACCGTATATCATTAATTCATATCTctagttaattattttaagatcatAAATGATCACTATAAGATTAGTCTTAGgctaaaaaaagtaacaattttAAAACTGTGAGTGATgtctttaaagttataagtaatcactttacgacaataaatatatattcgaTCAGTTCAATAAAACAAATCTTACCGTGAGACcatttcatttaagaatttgtgatgttTAACTATTATTAGGTAATATTTTGGCAATGCATGGAGAAGCCATGACAACAAAATCAGCAAGAAACACACCATACCATCTGCTAATAGTAATGAGCAGTAATGGTACTTCTACCGGTGAACTTTTCTTAGATGACGGCGTTCAGATCCAGACTAAAACATGGACAATGGTCAAATTTTCAGCAAGTTTCAAGTCAAAGAGTTTAATAATATCATGGACGGTCGAAAATGGAACATTTGCTCTGAATCAGAAAtggactattaataaaataaccaTTTTAGGACTAACAAAAAcagtgaaaaaaataaagggTCATACAGTTCAAGGACATGTTGGGAGATCATCAAGTATAAAGGTTCACACAAAGGGAATCAGTTCAATATTTGACTATCAAAGGAAGTTTATTGTATCAGAAATTTCCAATTTGAAGCTACCTATTGGACGACCATTTAACTTGGAGGTCAAGTTTTGAAGGAGTGACACTGCAGTTATTTACTCTCTCCGTTTCTTAatgatgtttttatttttcagtttgaatttgttttgtttgttgttcTCCTAAAAAGTTCttatatttatatcacaaaatttaaacataattctaatattttattaatatttattgtcCTCGCATATTTTCCACTAgctttattataatattttaatattaatgatTAGGTCTTTATATGTTTTcaactaactttatttaaatatttttttaatatgagacTGATTAAGATGCATGTATTACGTATAATAGATGAGTCAACATACCCTGAAGTatacaatttgaaatgaagacGTAACTAGGAAGAAAATCGAAGCCTCAAATaatatgtaaataaaatgaGAGAAGAATGTTTACCTTAGTTTAGTTTGGTGATCATAtgcaaataagataaaaaaatataccattTAGAAAACTGAAAGATTGAAACTTTAGAGAGTTTAAAAGAGGAAGAGAAAAGTCGAAAATGACCTAAATAACTGGTCAAAAGAATGACGAGAATAATTAGGATTTGCATGATTATATGAGAACAGGTAGGAAAGTATAAAGGATCATATATGTGGATGATCattggaattaatttttttagtggTATGTTGAATAgagttaaattaattataactttTGGGACCGTGCGAGGTGTCCAATCATATAGGGCCCCACCGTACGGGGCCCCGAACTTAAAGGGcctcattttaaaaaattatattagaatatactctctccaattcagcactaacgttccatttgctttttggacactatttatctcttactcttaatttgtattttattattaatctacaagttaaaacatagtcatgtgggatcttgtttgattcgtctcaatgcaagaattatttatatcaattttccataatttttaataatgcacaattagagatattaaggattgaataagtgcattggatagaatgcataaagtaaatgacgttagtgctgaattggagaGAGTATAACATAAGTTGTTGGTAAGAGTTTTActtaatactacctcctattcagctgaattgtcccatttttttttggcactattcacttatcactcttaatttgtattttactcttaatctataagttaaaacatagtcatatgggatcttgtttgattcgtctcaatacaaggattattaatatcaactttttataatttttaattaagcataatttgagatattaagagttaaaatgttgcctcggcaagtgtgaaaagtcaaatgggacagttcagctgaataggagggagtatatcaaTGGTCATACGTTCAAAACctattgatttaattttttatctctTTCCAAAACAATTCCTTACAatacaaatattttttcttacctCATTAACATTAGGGGAAAAATTTTAGTAGATTAATGTTACACATTAATCAAACATCAATTATCACTAACTTaatctataaaaataatcaacaatttatttttaaatttttcaaccATTCAAACTTTTACTCTTTTTGTTATAAGTCATCAatctattactatttttttctcTTCCATTTAAACATTAGAGaagaaagtttaatttttaactacttaatttaagtttaagaaattaaaattgtgttgaatttttattttagttcaaaaaatcttttttttttattatgaaggCCTCAATTTtagaattaaatgaaaaataaacaggGCCTCGAAAGTATTTACTCCACTCCTACTTTTGTTAGTAATGGTCTCACATATATTTGTTTTGGCTCATATAGTTTGCCccatattattttgatttaagatGTTGTAAACTGGTAATATGATAGAAAGACAAAAAATCACTAATAGACTTATAAACCACTAGATGTCAAATTAATATTTGGTAGGTTTCTTCGAATTTGCTACATTGTGTTTTTTATGTGAGAGCATTTTAAGTGCTTTTTTTCGTTCCttaaaacttatcttatttgacTCAAAAGctctaaaaaaaatagtcaaataagacaaatttaacGAGATAGATTTTTAAGTAACGAATAAGTGAAGAATCAAGTCTTATCTTAATTAGTAAATAAGTACTGATTTTTGTAAAAGGTTATAGTATTATGGATTCTCACCTAATCTACTTCTCCCCCGGTCTACCATGGAATAAAAAGTAACCGATGAGTGTTCTCTAGCTTTTTACAATCACTATTAACCATTACCCCTAACCTTAGACAAACTCACAAGTTACTTCGTCACATCTTAGCGTGTCAAACACCTCAGACCCTTGGAAAGTTATTTGAAATTAGTCCAACTACTAAGCACACCACCTAAACACAACTCATACACTTAGCGTGCTAAATACTCATATAATACTCATTTTATTTCCCTAGCAAAGTTAATTGGATTTACTTAACCTCAAATAGGGATGTGTATTATTATCATATCCAAAATATTCggtatttaatttttgaaatgaaataattCGGATTGGATATATTTAGTTTAAATAGGTTTTGAATTGTGActttaacaaaacaaaaaactaaatttAGGCGTTGAACATATTAATATTTGTAAACTTCATCTATAATTATGTTGCATAACttatcaattattaattaatttaggcTTTTAAATACccaattatattttcattatgattttttttcatacTAGTTCCTCCGTTTCTTAATAAAATTCCCACCAGGAATATTCAAAGGAACTAAGAAGAATAGTACTTTAAGATAGTgggtatattattttattaaataataaatttgatggagaaaaagtgggaatcataaacattaataaatactcaatgaaagttaatggaaaaataaaccacaactaataaaaaaaatatttttataaagttagtgggaaccataaagaatataaaatgtTCAAATGAAGTTAGTAAAGATATAtggagaccataaacattattaaattattaaaatgaggatgaatacagttatttttgttaaaaatttatgatataaatagaaagatttctTATGGGAACAACAATTAAAACATCTCAAAATGACATGTGGGAATTTCTTTAAGAAAGGAAGggagtataacaaaataattttgattaaaaaaaaatgggctAAATGTATGTTGGTTTGTAAAAAacggaaaaaaaataaataaattagaaacTAGTTTTCCAAGATCAACCAAATTTTCAGATTCGATATCCCATTTAGAACACCCCTTTTCCTAAGCACACTACCTGAGCACCCATTATAGAGTTTGATCACTACCCTTTGAGAATTAAATCTTGAAGCAAGTCTCTCAAAGGAACTTAAAAATGAGTACATCATAAGTTTGTAATTTTAAAGGATTGTACCAAAATTAAGTACATCATTAATGATATAATCATACAATCATACTCTTCCCTATCTTCGAGTTTGCTAGAAATAACTCTAGCTCAACTAATACTACTTCCTCATCACCTATAAATAGTCCTACTTTTTATGgaaatttttagaataaaaTTGTCACaagcaattttaatataatcggGAGAGAATCatttataaaaacataatatgatGAGAATTGAGATCTTGTCTCATTTGAAGTaagcattatttttttttaagtaagattttaaatttaattttcacgtaatttttcattttctcagTCTAcctgataataaaaaattaataaaaaacaacaaaattaatgttgtgcgacagcggaagcaaggtcgatgaacaacaatgaaacaacaagaaattcaatgcaaacaataagaaaatgacaccagaaatttaacgtggttcactatcaatgtgatagctacgtccaccggcaccgagaacaaataatttcactatgatcgcaaagaatacaagatgaattacaatcacgctCACAAACTActatggctctcttgtgatctcttacaatttgtgaatcatacaTCCCTAGTGCTAACAAGATggtgtatttataataaaaccaCTTGAAAGACAGTTTCAGGGACCaagtaaccacaaataaccGACCACAAATAAAGGTAATCGTCCCAAAAAACGTTTCTCGTGAAAAGAAACTCCAATTGCGCGACccgtgtaaaactacgcgagccgcagaGCGGAGGCAGAAGcagctccgcgccccgcggacttGATCAGAACATTCTCCACGCCCCGCGGAGGTCCCTCTGACCCGTACTCATCTCCTTCCAATGGTGCTTGcaagtttgagtcaccatttaACAACAACTAAAAAATAAGCACGAAAAATCCCGTATTTATAAAGATTACAAATTCAGAACTGAAAAtgtgatattttttaaaagcaaaacGTTAGTGACAAAGGTGCTTTAATGCCTCATCTTTAATTACACGTTCCATGCAATCCATTAGAGATATGATTTCCAAAAGAAGCCAATTCTTTGCACCTTCATACCTTTTTCTATACCAATTTAGCACACTACACCTGTTATGTCAATACCACGGGCTACTTTAGAATAGCTTATCAACTACTCTTATTAGAAACAGTTTTTTATGAGATGATCTTATAACAAAATgtttacatttaaaaattttgtattattaagttatttaacACGGGTATAAGACACATTCACATtaaaaccgtctcatacaataatCTGTATTATCTTATATTTTCGCACCAAATATCACCTTGCATGgttctttttaattctttttatctttatatatatatatatcacaaatTATTACTTGAGACCGTTTTAACAAAAGACTTCTTAAGTTTGGGTCaactcaatttttaaatttcaataagtatttatactttattattttcgtttttaaagcttttattttcatttttttttgggttaattgtgttatatattagttggatttacaattttctgatttttttaaaattaagttttatcaATGGTGTAAATAGTGATGTTaaagaagacaacaatgtctACTATTTggggaaattaataaaaacaattgtggttataacataatatattgggaattataacataatatatttgtaattacaatataatatatttggggttataaccataatatatttggagttataacatactATAGTTgggtttataaaaaaatatataattgcagTTATAACGTAATAGATTTGGGTTTATAACAGTATATATTTGTAatataatactacaaaattgatactataataatacaagcaaatatattatgttataaaacctcaaatatattaagttttaatttcaaatatattatgttataaccacaaatataatCTGTTATAACTCTAAATgtattatgttatatattattttaaccccaaatcataaaaatttgccATAATTGTTAtcttcaacatcactgtttttcaccattgatgaaccttaatttattttaaaaaaatctgatatattactaaatgatgttttattttACTTGGAAATAGGTAATTAATCAGAAAACTTTTTATCTTCTAaaaatcttatatatatatatatatatatatatatatatatatatatatatatatatatatatatatatgatgggTAGGTAGAGAAAACATAGCAATATCCAGCAGTGTGATTTCTAAAAGGGTGTCGACTGTCGAATACCCTGCGGATACTTGAGGTTAGTATCCTACATACATAATACTATTGTAGTTGCATAACTTGGTAGAAAACCGAGAAATTCCTTTAGTTTTGAGTTTATAACAATCTAAAAAAACTCTTACATGATTGTTGCAAATTTTATAAGAAGATGCGAGAGAGATTATTATGTATGAGTAACGACCATGAGGTTAAAATTTTCGGTATCAATGAAGTATTTTCTTCACTTTACTACTATGTTTTGATAACGAAATCATCGATTTTAACGGagcattttattttaaatattcatGTTACTATGTTGTTATTCAAATTGTTGGCAGATTAAACAGTTAAATTTAActtatgtattatgtatgtaacatatttttgaaaatattttgttacAAGTATAGTTTTCTAAAAACAATGTTTAAAGGTatttttaaaaaggaaattccacatgatagCGTAGcacttttataaaatttttccacatggtaacatCCAGTTTATGTACTATCTAACTGCCGcagcatttttcgttaaattcttgttaatttccgtttaattcatcattttgtaagatttttccacatggtagcgtccagtttttgctctcaaatgtttaattcactattttatcatttaagtcaccaattaatttatgaacgtccttaaatgttgtaataattaaGTGGATATGTTTAGTGCTTGGAATGCACCTTTATAATTAAGTGGATATGTTTAGTGCttggaatgcaccttttgaacttatgaaattcaccttttgagcttattaaatgcttttttgaattatttattagtgtttgtaatacatcttttaaactttataatgctattaatttgaatgaaaataaaattgttataacATTTAaaggcgttgataaattaatcggtgaattaaatatttgagagcaaaaatagaatgctaccatgtgaaaaaatcttacaatatgatgaattaaatagaaattaataagaatttaacggaaaatgctacgacagttagatagtgAATAAATTAGATGCTATcatgtagaaaaatcttacaaaagtattATTACTAACGTTTTATGAAAACTGAATGCTATTATGTGGAATTTTCCTTCAAAAAGTGTTTTTAAAGGAGTTTATCGTGTGAATTGGATGTTCAAGTAGTGATAGTCCCTCGGATCCACATAAATGACTTATCAAGGATAGGTCCATGGTCCAATTTTAAGTGGGCGGTTTTGGGACTATTCTAAGAACTTTTAATAAAGTTGGGTTTGTGAGTTCTTAACTAATATCTTCACCCTTTTTCTTGGGTTTGGTGTTTTGGACCGTTTTGTGGTGAAGGGGACCAAAATTAATCTAACACTTTTACATTTGGGATAGGTTAGAAATTCATAGAGGCTAGAGGTAAAGGTATTCGCAGGTAGAGAAAATCAAATTTCTATAAaggtaaaaagaaaaatcatcGAGGTAACCCATAAATTAGAATTACCTCTTCTATGTGCGAACCATTGGAAACTTACATACACTTTTTGTTTCACAAGGTTTACAAGTACAATGTGGGTGATTTTAAAGAAATGGGATAAAAAAGTATGTTTTATGAAAAAGTGGTAGAAATTTatgtatgaaataaaaaataagttaaacaAGTCAACTGAAATCAAAGAATAAGTGTCATggctaataataaaaaaataagtatatgtgatggacaaaaataaaaaaaatgaaaaaattgaaattaataatccAATCATTCACCATCCGctcaactttaaattattttttaataatttaatatttgtctttagtttgctatcagcatactAATAAGGTATGACGATCGCAAATTAAGAGCAAAGATTGGAtaactataaaataaaagggTACGCTGATAGCAAATTAAGGACAAAAAttgcattattaaaaaataatccaaaaataaaattatt
Protein-coding sequences here:
- the LOC130806568 gene encoding alpha-glucosidase-like, which codes for MALLSLNFHYKYRFRARYYRTKLTMEGSQLSRFMICSTLVMVSMVSYVTVVETTSFNNVEQGEVIGYGYEVKYAKVDTKGRTLFALLQLIRNSSVYGSDIQLLNFTASLEEDDRLRIRITDADRPRWEIPNNVLPRKPPPKPPTSHQHHWDPHSKTKFKSIILTRPQSDLIFTLFTTTPFGFSITRKSTNDLLFDTRPDPSNPTTFLIFKDQYLHLSSSLPGHRAHLYGLGEHTKPTFQLAHNQSFTLWNADISSAAKDVNLYGSHPFYMDVRSSPVVGSTHGVLLLNSNGMDVEYTGDRITYRVIGGIIDLYVFGGPTPVAVIDQYTQLIGRPTMMPYWAFGFHQCRFGYHDINEVETVVDRYAEAKIPLEVMWTDIDYMDAYKDFTLDPLNFPLEKVQHFVTKLHTNGQKYVIIIDPGISTTNSYGTLIRGMQSDIFIKRDGIPYLGSSWPGPVYFPDFLKPATQTFWTDEIKRFRDLLPFDGLWIDMNEVSNSITSEPTSGSSLDNPPYKINDSGDHRPFLARTMPATALHYGNITEYNVHNMYGYLESRATHDALVSVTKERPFVLTRSTFVGSGRYAAHWTGDNAAEWIDLEYSIPAILNFGLFGIPMVGADICGFGEDTTEELCRRWIQLGAFYPFSRDHSEKSTIHQELYLWESVAASARKVLGLRYKLLPYFYTLMYESNLRGTPIARPLFFTFPEDTTTYGISSQFVIGKGLMVSPVLNPGEVSINAYFPQGKWFDMFNYSNSVISRGAYVTLDAPPDHINVHILEGNILAMHGEAMTTKSARNTPYHLLIVMSSNGTSTGELFLDDGVQIQTKTWTMVKFSASFKSKSLIISWTVENGTFALNQKWTINKITILGLTKTVKKIKGHTVQGHVGRSSSIKVHTKGISSIFDYQRKFIVSEISNLKLPIGRPFNLEVKF